One window from the genome of Anopheles merus strain MAF chromosome 3R, AmerM5.1, whole genome shotgun sequence encodes:
- the LOC121596410 gene encoding uncharacterized protein LOC121596410, which yields MKWSTFILLSAICYCFNNILTVDAGRLASMNVVQRLKELEPKHAEIKIRIINSVYSVKYSLVQKTDEFYKQLISAKEGSLANSIALEDELLYQLNHQTQAVDSSCLDFLKSIVDSNINVAGVGFSNCINDVERGVESELHQAQKQLNVDESEIFYQSLLDVFQGENVIAGPDAIAAKLQKKAAEIDAFTSDYMSGVFKVLEQFSSKLWDLRNGYQRCLNVNESVLKMAYDVSKNQLTSTCLGSIVNVEN from the coding sequence ATCCTCACAGTTGATGCCGGCCGTTTGGCATCGATGAACGTGGTACAGCGCCTGAAAGAGCTCGAACCGAAGCATGCCGAAATTAAGATTCGCATAATTAACTCCGTGTACTCGGTCAAATACAGCTTGGTGCAAAAGACGGACGAGTTCTACAAACAATTGATCAGCGCAAAGGAAGGATCTCTCGCCAATTCGATTGCCCTCGAAGATGAGCTGCTTTATCAGCTCAATCATCAGACCCAGGCGGTGGATAGCAGCTGTCTGGACTTCCTGAAATCGATCGTCGATAGTAACATTAACGTGGCGGGCGTTGGATTTTCCAACTGCATCAACGACGTTGAACGTGGCGTAGAGAGCGAGCTACATCAAGCACAGAAGCAGCTCAACGTGGACGAATCGGAAATATTCTACCAAAGTTTGTTGGACGTGTTCCAGGGTGAAAATGTGATCGCCGGTCCGGACGCGATCGCTGCGAAGCTGCAGAAGAAGGCAGCAGAAATTGATGCGTTCACTAGTGATTATATGTCGGGAGTATTCAAAGTATTGGAACAGTTTTCGTCGAAGTTATGGGATTTGCGAAACGGCTACCAAAGGTGTCTGAATGTGAACGAATCGGTTCTGAAGATGGCGTACGATGTTTCGAAGAATCAGCTAACCAGCACTTGCCTAGGTTCAATTGTGAATGTTGAAAATTAA